A single Deinococcus radiotolerans DNA region contains:
- the galT gene encoding galactose-1-phosphate uridylyltransferase, translating to MHHRDVLKPDGRALTLYGVRPVQVTSEIPSPSVDPVDARPVMRWHPLRGEWVMYAAHRLGRTFLPPPEYNPLAPTRDPAHPTELPRGEYDIAVFDNRFPSLTLTAPDPEPGPAGTRAGVGKCEVVMFSQDAHGRLADLSETQLALLLDVWADRTTRLAGTGQIRSVLAFENRGVEVGVTLHHPHGQIYAFDHVPPVQARMLTTAQAHHAAHGRPWLADFVQAEQAAGTRVIRDEGLALSVVPPFARFPYETWMVPARPAALLSDLSAEETRAFGRVLQDALRRLDGLFGVPMPYLLTVHQAPVGAGSHPEFPLHIEIYPYLRAPGRLKFLAGTEQGAGEFANDKFPEAAAQELRAVSVAPGERNIEPGN from the coding sequence ATGCATCACCGTGACGTCCTGAAGCCCGACGGGCGCGCCCTGACGCTGTATGGGGTGCGCCCCGTCCAGGTGACGTCCGAGATTCCGAGTCCCAGCGTGGACCCAGTGGACGCCCGGCCCGTGATGCGCTGGCATCCGCTGCGCGGCGAGTGGGTCATGTACGCCGCGCACCGCCTGGGCCGCACGTTCCTCCCCCCACCCGAGTACAACCCCCTGGCCCCCACGCGCGACCCCGCGCACCCCACCGAACTGCCGCGCGGCGAGTACGACATCGCCGTGTTCGACAACCGCTTCCCCAGCCTGACCCTCACCGCCCCCGATCCTGAACCCGGCCCGGCCGGGACGCGTGCCGGGGTGGGCAAGTGCGAGGTGGTGATGTTCAGCCAGGATGCCCACGGCCGCCTCGCCGACCTGAGTGAAACGCAGCTGGCGCTGCTGCTGGATGTCTGGGCCGACCGGACCACGCGCCTCGCCGGGACGGGCCAGATCCGCAGCGTGCTGGCGTTCGAGAACCGGGGCGTGGAGGTGGGCGTGACCCTACACCACCCGCACGGACAGATCTACGCGTTCGATCACGTGCCGCCCGTGCAGGCCCGGATGCTCACGACCGCGCAGGCGCACCACGCGGCCCATGGCCGGCCGTGGCTGGCGGACTTCGTGCAGGCAGAACAGGCGGCAGGAACGCGGGTGATCCGCGACGAGGGACTGGCCCTCAGTGTGGTGCCGCCCTTCGCACGGTTCCCGTACGAAACGTGGATGGTGCCCGCCCGACCGGCCGCGCTGCTCAGTGATCTCAGCGCGGAGGAGACACGTGCATTCGGGCGGGTCCTGCAAGACGCTCTGCGGCGCCTGGACGGCCTGTTCGGCGTGCCCATGCCGTACCTGCTGACCGTGCATCAGGCGCCCGTGGGGGCTGGCTCACACCCGGAGTTTCCGCTGCACATCGAGATTTATCCGTACCTGCGCGCACCGGGCCGACTGAAGTTCCTGGCGGGCACTGAACAGGGGGCCGGTGAGTTTGCGAACGACAAGTTCCCGGAAGCGGCGGCACAGGAGTTGCGGGCGGTCAGTGTTGCCCCCGGGGAACGCAACATCGAGCCAGGCAACTGA